The stretch of DNA CAGATGGGCTTTCCCGGCTATTTCCTGATCGTCGCGGACTTCATCAAATGGGCGAAGGACCACGACATCCCGGTCGGCCCAGGCCGTGGTTCGGGCGCAGGCTCGGTGGTCGCCTGGTCGCTGACAATCACCGACCTCGACCCGATCAAGCTCGGCCTGCTGTTCGAGCGCTTCCTCAATCCGGAACGCGTGTCGATGCCCGATTTCGACATCGATTTCTGCGAAACCCGCCGCGGCGAGGTGATCCGCTATGTCCAGGAGAAATACGGCCGCGATCAGGTTGCGCAGATCATCACCTTCGGGAAGCTGAAGGCACGCGCCGTGCTCAAGGACACCGGCCGCGTGCTCCAGATGAGCTACGGCCAGATCGACCGTCTCGCGAAACTGGTGCCCAACCACCCGACCGACCCATGGACGCTGGAGCGCGCGCTAAACGGCGTCGGCGAACTCGCGAAGGAATACGCCAACGACAACGGCGTCCGGAAGCTGCTCGATCTGGCGATGAAGCTGGAAGGCCTGCCGCGCCACTCGTCGACGCACGCCGCCGGCGTGGTGATCGGCGATCGGCCCTTGGCCCAGCTCGTGCCGCTGTACCGTGATCCGCGTTCCGACATGCCCGTCACGCAGTTCGACATGAAATATGTCGAGGGCGCTGGCCTCGTGAAGTTCGATTTCCTCGGGCTCAAGACGCTATCGGTGCTCCAGAAGGCGGTGCAACTGCTCGCCAAACGCGGCATCGTCGTCGATCTCGATGCGCTCGAATGGGACGATTCGGGCGTCTACGCGCTCCTGCAAAAGGGCGACACGGTCGGCGTGTTCCAGCTCGAGTCCGAGGGCATGCGGCGCACGCTGTCGGCGGTGCGCCCGTCCAATTTCGGCGACATCATCGCGCTCGTGTCGCTCTATCGACCGGGCCCGATGGACAACATCCCGTCGTTCGGCCGCCGCAAGAACGGCACAGAGGCGATCGACTATCCGCACCCGCTGCTCGAACCGATCCTGTCGGAGACCTACGGGATCTTCGTGTACCAGGAACAGGTCATGCAGGCCGCGCAGGTCCTGGCGGGCTTCTCGCTCGGCGGCGCCGATCTGCTGCGCCGCGCGATGGGCAAGAAGGTGAAGGCCGAGATGGACGCGCAGCGCGCGGGCTTCGTCGAGGGCTGCCTGAGCGTCAACGGCATCAAGAAGGCCGAGGCGAACGCGCTGTTCGACTTGATCGACAAGTTCGCCGGCTACGGCTTCAACAAGAGCCACGCCGCGGCCTATGCGCTGCTCGCCTACCAGACCGCATGGCTGAAGGCGCATCACCCGCACGAATTCTTCGCCGCCTCGATGTGCTACGACCTGCACCAGACCGACAAGCTCGCGATCTTCACCGACGACATGCGCCGCCTGGGTATCACCGCGCTGCCGCCCTGCATCAACGCGAGCCAGGCCGAGTTCGACGTCGAGGAGAAGGATGGCGAATTGGCCGTCCGCTACGCGCTCGGGGCGCTCAAATCGGTAGGCGAAGGCGCGATGGAGAAGCTCATCGTCGAGCGCGTCCAGAACGGCCCGTTCGCCGGTCTCGACGATCTCGCCAAGCGAGTCGACCCGCGCCTCCTCAACAAGCGCCAGCTCGAGACGCTCGCCGCCGCCGGCGCGTTCGACTCGTTCGAGCCCAACCGCGCCGGCATCCACGCCACCGCCGAAACCATCCTCGCGATCGCCGCGCGCACGCACGAACAGAAGACCAGCGGGCAGGGCGGCCTGTTCGGTGACGCCGAACCCGCGGGCGACGCGATCAAGCTTCCCCCCTCGGTCCGCTGGACGCTCAGCCAGCGCATGGACCAGGAAAAGGAAGCGTTCGGCTTCTATTTCTCCGCGCACCCGGTCGATCGCCACCGCCACATCGCCAACAGCCACGGCGCCCGCGCCTACACCGCGCTGTCGGAGCT from Sphingomonas faeni encodes:
- the dnaE gene encoding DNA polymerase III subunit alpha; the encoded protein is MLDGAIDPKAIAKQARALGFPAAALTDRNGLYAAMAYSDAAKKDGVQPIIGVMLGVGRPDMPDSVATQFDWIALYAQNMTGYDNLCALVSMAHLDRPIEMPAHVDFAALERHTDGLIALTAGGEGGLARLFAEGQPDRARAYLDRLQGLFGDRLYIELARRNDATEMAAENDLIDIAYERNLPLVATNPCCFTESAFGDAHDAMLCIAHSTYVETEDRIRSCPEAWMKPAPMMHEMFADLPEAIANTLVVAQRCAVMAPYRKPILPSLAGDIEGEAKLLRDDAEAGLEARLARITELHGEGEEGWRDVYRKRLAFEVDVIVQMGFPGYFLIVADFIKWAKDHDIPVGPGRGSGAGSVVAWSLTITDLDPIKLGLLFERFLNPERVSMPDFDIDFCETRRGEVIRYVQEKYGRDQVAQIITFGKLKARAVLKDTGRVLQMSYGQIDRLAKLVPNHPTDPWTLERALNGVGELAKEYANDNGVRKLLDLAMKLEGLPRHSSTHAAGVVIGDRPLAQLVPLYRDPRSDMPVTQFDMKYVEGAGLVKFDFLGLKTLSVLQKAVQLLAKRGIVVDLDALEWDDSGVYALLQKGDTVGVFQLESEGMRRTLSAVRPSNFGDIIALVSLYRPGPMDNIPSFGRRKNGTEAIDYPHPLLEPILSETYGIFVYQEQVMQAAQVLAGFSLGGADLLRRAMGKKVKAEMDAQRAGFVEGCLSVNGIKKAEANALFDLIDKFAGYGFNKSHAAAYALLAYQTAWLKAHHPHEFFAASMCYDLHQTDKLAIFTDDMRRLGITALPPCINASQAEFDVEEKDGELAVRYALGALKSVGEGAMEKLIVERVQNGPFAGLDDLAKRVDPRLLNKRQLETLAAAGAFDSFEPNRAGIHATAETILAIAARTHEQKTSGQGGLFGDAEPAGDAIKLPPSVRWTLSQRMDQEKEAFGFYFSAHPVDRHRHIANSHGARAYTALSELNIPDDGSRAGATMAVLVEDARYRTSARGKRFMMAQCSDASGQFMATCFDEQVSRDLEEAAKAGGCGLITVELDRKPGEDTPRVSIKRIQPFEGLANLARFQVVVTISDMAAFAGLASLLAEHRGARGEVRVRAQLPDGEVCILLGRDFLLDGELVEHIESLHGVAKVEMKTSETRLALVG